In one Halosimplex halophilum genomic region, the following are encoded:
- a CDS encoding NAD(P)/FAD-dependent oxidoreductase has translation MSSETADHRRLIIAGSGIAGLTAAIYAARSNLDPLVLEGDEPGGQLTLTTDVENYPGFPDGVGGTELVNDMKAQAKQFGAEITHGIVTDVDDEVRPFEVELNTGDTYTADAFIAASGASARTLGVPGEDDLMGFGVSTCATCDGAFFRGEDMVVVGGGDAAFEEADFLTRFADTVYLVHRREEFRAEDYWVDRLREKVEDGDVEIMTNTELLEVHGSQEEGVDHVTLAQNESGHPKDNLDDPETETFDFDVGAVFVAIGHTPNTDYLEDTGVELDDEGYVSTLGGEGGNQTATGVEGLFAAGDVVDHHYQQAITAGGMGCKAAMDADAYLERELSAESGAEAAAEADD, from the coding sequence ACGGTTGATCATCGCGGGCTCGGGCATCGCGGGGCTGACCGCCGCCATCTACGCGGCCCGGTCGAACCTCGACCCGCTCGTGCTGGAGGGCGACGAGCCCGGCGGCCAGCTCACGCTGACGACCGACGTGGAGAACTACCCCGGGTTCCCCGACGGCGTCGGCGGCACCGAGCTGGTCAACGACATGAAGGCCCAGGCCAAGCAGTTCGGCGCCGAGATCACCCACGGGATCGTCACCGACGTCGACGACGAGGTCCGCCCGTTCGAGGTGGAACTGAACACGGGCGACACCTACACGGCCGACGCGTTCATCGCCGCCAGCGGCGCGAGCGCCCGCACCCTGGGGGTGCCGGGCGAGGACGACCTGATGGGCTTCGGCGTCTCGACCTGCGCCACCTGCGACGGCGCCTTCTTCCGCGGCGAGGACATGGTCGTCGTCGGCGGCGGCGACGCCGCCTTCGAGGAGGCCGACTTCCTGACGCGGTTCGCCGACACGGTCTACCTGGTCCACCGCCGCGAGGAGTTCCGCGCCGAGGACTACTGGGTCGACCGCCTCCGGGAGAAGGTCGAGGACGGCGACGTGGAGATCATGACGAACACCGAACTGCTGGAGGTCCACGGCTCCCAGGAGGAGGGCGTCGACCACGTCACGCTCGCGCAGAACGAGTCGGGCCACCCGAAGGACAACCTCGACGACCCCGAGACCGAGACCTTCGACTTCGACGTGGGCGCCGTCTTCGTCGCCATCGGCCACACGCCCAACACCGACTACCTCGAAGACACGGGCGTCGAACTCGACGACGAGGGGTACGTCAGCACGCTCGGCGGCGAGGGCGGCAACCAGACCGCCACGGGCGTCGAGGGGCTGTTCGCCGCGGGCGACGTGGTCGACCACCACTACCAGCAGGCGATCACCGCCGGCGGCATGGGCTGCAAGGCCGCGATGGACGCCGACGCCTACCTCGAACGCGAACTGTCGGCCGAGAGCGGCGCCGAGGCCGCGGCCGAAGCCGACGACTGA
- a CDS encoding DUF7545 family protein, which translates to MAEPETVTLTLESDDATDELEVPATLVEMLAESEDESPPEVVGDIAMFGLAQRIHSAAHHSEGEPSDEVAETEQLTLDLFEERFGRSFAELTGHSH; encoded by the coding sequence ATGGCAGAACCCGAGACGGTCACGCTGACGCTCGAATCCGACGACGCGACCGACGAACTGGAAGTACCGGCCACGCTCGTCGAGATGCTCGCCGAGAGCGAGGACGAGTCGCCGCCCGAGGTCGTCGGCGACATCGCGATGTTCGGCCTCGCGCAGCGCATCCACAGCGCCGCCCACCACAGCGAGGGCGAGCCCAGCGACGAGGTCGCGGAGACGGAGCAGCTGACGCTGGACCTGTTCGAGGAGCGGTTCGGCCGCTCGTTCGCGGAACTGACCGGCCACAGCCACTGA
- a CDS encoding 2,5-diamino-6-(ribosylamino)-4(3H)-pyrimidinone 5'-phosphate reductase, translated as MHVVVNAAMSADGKLSTREREQVEISGPADFDRVDALRAESDAVMVGVGTVLADDPSLTVDDDARRERRRDAGKPENPARIVADSRIRTPTDARVLDDRAETILLTSEAAPQDFVAEITEAGAEVVSAGQQQVDLPAALAELESRGIERLMVEGGGELIFSLFAADLVDELSTFVGAAVIGGWKAPTLADGDGFVDDFPELSLRDVERIDDGVLIRWDVP; from the coding sequence ATGCACGTCGTCGTCAACGCGGCCATGAGCGCCGACGGGAAGCTCTCGACCCGGGAGCGCGAACAGGTCGAGATCAGCGGCCCCGCCGATTTCGACCGGGTCGACGCCCTGCGCGCCGAGAGCGACGCCGTCATGGTCGGCGTCGGCACGGTGCTGGCGGACGACCCCTCGCTGACCGTCGACGACGACGCCCGCCGGGAGCGCCGGCGCGACGCCGGCAAGCCCGAGAACCCCGCCCGGATCGTCGCCGACTCGCGGATCCGCACGCCCACCGACGCCCGCGTCCTCGACGACCGCGCCGAGACGATCCTCCTGACCAGCGAGGCCGCGCCGCAGGACTTCGTCGCCGAGATAACCGAGGCCGGCGCCGAGGTCGTCTCCGCCGGCCAGCAGCAGGTCGACCTCCCCGCGGCGCTGGCGGAGCTGGAGTCGCGGGGCATCGAGCGGCTGATGGTCGAGGGCGGCGGCGAACTCATCTTCTCGCTGTTCGCGGCCGACCTGGTCGACGAGCTCTCGACGTTCGTCGGCGCCGCCGTCATCGGCGGGTGGAAGGCCCCCACTCTGGCCGACGGCGACGGCTTCGTCGACGACTTCCCGGAGCTGTCGCTGCGCGACGTGGAGCGGATCGACGACGGCGTCCTGATCCGCTGGGACGTGCCCTGA
- a CDS encoding Single-stranded DNA binding protein, protein MSLDDHAEELASDLGVDKTEVKRDLENLVEYSVPVEEAKDSLRRKYGDGSDDGGPTTKSIAEITTGDSSVTVTGTVLTVGKRSIRYQGSDHVIFEGEIADETGKISYTAWDDFGLQAGQTITAGNAGIREWEGEPELNLGESTTIGLADEELDVAFPVGGDAGLAELEPGDRGRNVEVTVLEVETKTIDGRDGETEILSGIFADETTRLPFTDWEPHDEITEGASVRLEDVFVREFRGAPSVNVSEFTEVRELDRPVEATEDAPRLAVRDAIESGGLFDVELVGNVIAVRDGSGLIERCPECGRVVQNGQCRSHGAVDGVDDLRIKAILDDGTGTVTAILDDELTEEVYGGDVADAKEHARDEMDQEAVADAIRETLVGREFRVRGSLSVDEYGANLNARSFDETDDDPASRAADLLTEVRP, encoded by the coding sequence ATGAGCTTAGACGACCATGCCGAGGAGCTCGCCTCCGACCTCGGCGTCGACAAAACGGAGGTCAAACGCGACCTGGAGAACCTCGTGGAGTACAGCGTCCCCGTCGAGGAGGCCAAGGACAGCCTCCGCCGGAAGTACGGCGACGGCTCCGACGACGGCGGCCCCACCACCAAGTCCATCGCCGAGATCACCACCGGCGACTCGTCGGTCACGGTGACCGGGACGGTCCTCACCGTGGGCAAGCGGTCGATCCGCTACCAGGGGAGCGACCACGTCATCTTCGAGGGCGAGATCGCCGACGAGACCGGCAAGATATCCTACACCGCCTGGGACGACTTCGGCCTCCAGGCCGGCCAGACGATCACCGCCGGCAACGCGGGCATCCGCGAGTGGGAGGGCGAACCGGAGCTCAACCTCGGCGAGAGCACGACCATCGGGCTGGCCGACGAGGAGCTCGACGTGGCGTTCCCGGTCGGCGGCGACGCCGGCCTGGCCGAACTCGAACCGGGCGACCGCGGCCGCAACGTCGAGGTCACGGTACTGGAAGTCGAGACCAAGACCATCGACGGCCGGGACGGCGAGACGGAGATCCTCAGCGGCATCTTCGCCGACGAGACGACGCGGCTGCCGTTCACCGACTGGGAGCCCCACGACGAGATCACGGAGGGCGCCTCGGTCCGCCTGGAGGACGTGTTCGTCCGCGAGTTCCGCGGCGCGCCCTCCGTCAACGTCTCGGAGTTCACCGAGGTACGGGAACTCGACCGGCCCGTCGAGGCGACCGAGGACGCGCCCCGCCTGGCGGTCCGCGACGCCATCGAATCGGGCGGCCTGTTCGACGTGGAGCTGGTCGGCAACGTCATCGCCGTCCGGGACGGCTCCGGGCTCATCGAGCGCTGTCCGGAGTGTGGCCGCGTCGTCCAAAACGGCCAGTGTCGCAGCCACGGCGCCGTCGACGGCGTCGACGACCTGCGCATCAAGGCGATCCTCGATGACGGCACCGGGACCGTGACGGCCATCCTCGACGACGAACTCACCGAGGAGGTCTACGGCGGCGACGTGGCGGACGCGAAGGAACACGCCCGCGACGAGATGGACCAGGAGGCGGTCGCCGACGCCATCCGCGAGACGCTCGTGGGGCGGGAGTTCCGCGTCCGCGGCTCGCTGTCGGTCGACGAGTACGGCGCCAACCTCAACGCCCGGTCGTTCGACGAGACCGACGACGACCCGGCGAGTCGCGCCGCCGACCTGCTGACGGAGGTCCGGCCATGA
- a CDS encoding metallophosphoesterase, with amino-acid sequence MGVEPIPDEPAAVGTCGGERVLVVADFHAGIEAGLRREGVELPDHAPDRRESLCALVDAERPDRLLFLGDLGHSIGDPGRDEREEVLALFDALPDLPVTLVKGNHDGDAQSVLERVDQPVEVTPGHGVRIGEVGFAHGHTWPSPDVLAADTVCVGHEHPVVRLEDEVGGARVERVWLRGDLDPEPFREFHGGDLAVDGELVVFPGFNDLSGGTWVNVAGQEFLAPFLPDGLVDGEAYLLDGTRLGDYRRV; translated from the coding sequence ATGGGCGTCGAACCGATCCCCGACGAGCCCGCGGCGGTCGGGACCTGCGGCGGCGAGCGGGTGCTCGTCGTCGCGGACTTCCACGCCGGCATCGAGGCCGGACTGCGCCGCGAGGGGGTCGAACTCCCCGACCACGCGCCCGACCGCCGCGAGTCGCTGTGCGCGCTCGTCGACGCCGAGCGGCCGGACCGGCTCCTCTTCCTCGGCGACCTCGGCCACTCGATCGGCGACCCCGGCCGCGACGAACGGGAGGAGGTCCTCGCGCTGTTCGACGCGCTCCCGGACCTGCCGGTCACGCTCGTCAAGGGCAACCACGACGGCGACGCCCAGTCGGTCCTCGAACGGGTCGACCAGCCCGTCGAGGTCACGCCCGGTCACGGCGTCCGGATCGGCGAGGTCGGGTTCGCCCACGGCCACACCTGGCCGAGCCCGGACGTGCTCGCCGCCGATACCGTCTGCGTCGGCCACGAACATCCGGTCGTCCGCCTCGAAGACGAGGTCGGCGGCGCCCGCGTCGAGCGGGTGTGGCTCCGGGGCGACCTCGACCCCGAACCCTTCCGGGAGTTCCACGGCGGCGACCTCGCCGTCGACGGCGAACTCGTCGTCTTCCCGGGGTTCAACGACCTTTCCGGCGGCACCTGGGTCAACGTCGCCGGCCAGGAGTTCCTCGCCCCGTTCCTCCCCGACGGGCTGGTCGACGGCGAGGCGTACCTCCTCGACGGTACCCGCCTGGGCGACTACCGCCGGGTCTGA
- a CDS encoding SGNH/GDSL hydrolase family protein, whose product MSPGDDYPSVALHGVAELADPDWTDAGDELRRVPSGVAGNLNVAARDRIRHPAGCEVRFVSRGGGPVRLTLSAAAETVVRPFWGTFQGEDALELGPEPTEVELSVPEPLTDLTPAAAAEAAGAFDPLVCRLRFEPRAPVALHDVRGECRPPDPDEVPDRRYLAYGTSITEGAAASATHLNYVARVARDCGLDPVNLGMSGAAYCEPAVADHIAERDDWAVATLSLSVNMANRGFTVEQFRERAASLVETVAAADPDRPVVCVTLFPYHADLRESGDRERARAYREALESVVEGCASPNVSLVDGRELSPADGLTTDLLHPGDAGMASIADGLAPRVADALDD is encoded by the coding sequence ATGTCCCCGGGAGACGACTACCCGTCGGTGGCACTGCACGGCGTGGCCGAACTGGCCGACCCCGACTGGACCGACGCGGGCGACGAACTCCGGCGCGTCCCGAGCGGGGTCGCCGGGAACCTGAACGTCGCCGCCCGCGACCGGATCCGCCACCCCGCCGGGTGCGAGGTCAGGTTCGTCTCGCGGGGCGGCGGCCCCGTCCGGCTGACCCTCTCGGCGGCCGCCGAGACGGTCGTCCGCCCGTTCTGGGGGACTTTCCAGGGCGAGGACGCGCTTGAGCTCGGTCCGGAACCGACCGAGGTCGAGCTGTCGGTGCCCGAGCCGCTGACCGACCTGACCCCCGCGGCCGCGGCCGAGGCCGCCGGCGCGTTCGACCCGCTGGTCTGCCGGCTCCGGTTCGAGCCCCGGGCGCCGGTCGCGCTCCACGACGTGCGGGGCGAGTGTCGCCCGCCCGACCCCGACGAGGTGCCCGACCGCCGGTACCTCGCCTACGGCACCTCGATCACGGAGGGCGCGGCCGCGTCGGCTACCCACCTGAACTACGTCGCCCGCGTGGCCCGCGACTGCGGGCTGGACCCGGTGAACCTCGGCATGTCCGGGGCCGCCTACTGCGAGCCGGCCGTCGCCGACCACATCGCCGAGCGCGACGACTGGGCCGTTGCGACGCTGTCGCTGTCGGTCAACATGGCCAACCGCGGGTTCACCGTCGAGCAGTTCCGCGAGCGCGCCGCGTCCCTCGTCGAGACCGTGGCGGCGGCCGACCCCGACCGCCCGGTCGTCTGCGTGACGCTGTTCCCCTACCACGCCGACCTCCGGGAGAGCGGCGACCGCGAGCGCGCCCGCGCCTACCGCGAGGCGCTCGAATCCGTCGTGGAAGGGTGTGCATCACCGAACGTCTCCCTCGTCGACGGCCGCGAACTGTCCCCGGCCGACGGCCTGACCACAGACCTGCTCCACCCGGGCGACGCCGGCATGGCCTCCATCGCCGACGGACTCGCCCCGCGGGTCGCCGACGCACTCGACGACTGA
- a CDS encoding spore germination YkwD domain-containing protein, producing MVDRKVVVAGAVAAVAVLVLGGIAGAMVLGGGGGGDTPTPDDADGSDEPDDSGGSADTPTRAPTTAGNGTATNGTATAFPTLTPTSAATPTATPTATPTVTPTPTVVPTRTPMLPRRFSEREVELELRRLINDWRRSNGLKVYANANGSLVERINRMSLNHSEAMAERGELVYETHNLSVAGRYKEFGLFETCKFKKKDAQFIVRPDKNQFQVIGQTYIARNFQENGETVYHENETAVAREIFRDWTDNRVYAQVLDYPNANRLGLGIEITEDNEVWVTGNICGTGDDPS from the coding sequence ATGGTCGACCGGAAGGTGGTCGTCGCGGGCGCAGTCGCCGCGGTCGCCGTGCTCGTGCTCGGGGGGATCGCGGGCGCGATGGTCCTCGGCGGTGGCGGCGGCGGCGACACGCCGACGCCCGACGACGCGGACGGTTCGGACGAGCCAGACGACAGCGGCGGGTCCGCGGACACGCCGACGCGGGCTCCGACGACCGCCGGGAACGGGACCGCGACGAACGGGACTGCGACGGCCTTCCCGACGCTGACGCCCACGTCGGCGGCGACGCCGACCGCGACGCCGACCGCCACCCCGACGGTCACGCCGACGCCGACGGTGGTCCCGACGCGGACGCCGATGCTCCCGCGGCGGTTCAGCGAGCGCGAGGTCGAACTCGAACTCCGCCGGCTGATCAACGACTGGCGGCGGTCCAACGGCCTGAAGGTGTACGCGAACGCGAACGGGTCGCTGGTCGAGCGCATCAACCGGATGTCGCTGAACCACAGCGAGGCGATGGCCGAGCGGGGCGAACTCGTCTACGAGACGCACAACCTGTCGGTCGCCGGGCGCTACAAGGAGTTCGGGCTGTTCGAGACCTGCAAGTTCAAGAAGAAGGACGCGCAGTTCATCGTCAGGCCCGACAAGAACCAGTTCCAGGTGATCGGCCAGACCTACATCGCCCGCAACTTCCAGGAGAACGGCGAGACGGTCTACCACGAGAACGAGACCGCCGTCGCGCGCGAGATCTTCAGGGACTGGACGGACAACCGGGTCTACGCCCAGGTGCTCGACTACCCCAACGCCAACCGCCTCGGCCTCGGCATCGAGATCACCGAGGACAACGAGGTGTGGGTGACGGGCAACATCTGCGGCACCGGCGACGACCCGAGCTGA
- a CDS encoding mannonate dehydratase, producing the protein MVQLSLVLPRQPDERWQLAKQMGVEQAVVHPLEVGDDKTHWSYDDLLGTKNWLEDAGLEFGVLEGSVPISDRIRLGLDGRDEDIAEFKQFLRDCGDVGIPVVCYDWMAGVRWARTEAHLEARGGSYTTGYDNAKMRTGSGEAADVTREQVWEAIEYFLNEVVPVAEAAGVKLGLHPDDPPRESVGDIPRIANSVENYDRVLDIYDSEYNGVTFCQGNFAAMGVDVPETIRHFGEKINFAHFRDVEGDADRFVETWHDDGPTDMQAAMDAYVDVGFDGPMRPDHVPTMAGEDNSNPGYHTKGRLFAVGYMRGLLESAERTDGATDGTDGTTDGGV; encoded by the coding sequence ATGGTTCAGCTATCGCTCGTGTTACCCCGCCAGCCCGACGAGCGCTGGCAGCTCGCGAAGCAGATGGGCGTCGAGCAGGCCGTCGTCCACCCGCTGGAGGTCGGCGACGACAAGACCCACTGGTCGTACGACGACCTGCTGGGGACGAAAAACTGGCTCGAAGACGCCGGCCTGGAGTTCGGCGTGCTGGAGGGCAGCGTCCCCATCAGCGACCGCATCAGGCTCGGACTCGACGGCCGCGACGAGGACATCGCGGAGTTCAAGCAGTTCCTCCGGGACTGCGGCGACGTGGGGATCCCGGTGGTCTGCTACGACTGGATGGCCGGCGTCCGCTGGGCGCGCACCGAGGCCCACCTCGAAGCGCGCGGCGGGTCGTACACGACGGGCTACGACAACGCGAAGATGCGAACCGGGTCCGGTGAGGCCGCGGACGTGACGCGCGAACAGGTGTGGGAGGCCATCGAGTACTTCCTGAACGAAGTGGTCCCGGTCGCCGAGGCGGCCGGCGTCAAGCTCGGCCTGCACCCCGACGACCCGCCGCGCGAATCCGTGGGCGACATCCCCCGGATCGCCAACAGCGTCGAGAACTACGACCGCGTGCTCGACATCTACGACAGCGAGTACAACGGCGTCACGTTCTGCCAGGGCAACTTCGCGGCGATGGGCGTCGACGTACCCGAGACGATCCGCCACTTCGGCGAGAAGATCAACTTCGCGCACTTCCGCGACGTCGAGGGCGACGCCGACCGCTTCGTCGAGACCTGGCACGACGACGGCCCGACCGACATGCAGGCGGCGATGGACGCCTACGTCGATGTGGGTTTCGACGGCCCGATGCGCCCCGACCACGTGCCGACGATGGCCGGCGAGGACAACTCGAACCCGGGCTACCACACCAAGGGTCGGCTGTTCGCCGTCGGGTACATGCGCGGCCTGCTCGAATCGGCCGAACGAACGGACGGTGCGACCGACGGGACGGACGGAACGACCGACGGAGGTGTCTGA
- a CDS encoding SMP-30/gluconolactonase/LRE family protein — protein sequence MVGASPEPSVVADTRCHTGEGPLWHPDEEVVYFLDIPRADLYRYDPAVGSHERALDAEGSIGGFTIQESGDLLLFCDEGRIQPWSPETGLGDPLVASIDGEEESRFNDVIADPEGRVFCGTMPTPDGEPGTLYRLDTDGSLSVAVEDAELSNGLGFTPDRERLYFTETEASRISRYRYDRATGELSDRETFLDASDLAGHPDGMTVDAQGCVWSAFWDGGRIARYDPDGTELARVEFPAKKVSAVTFGGPDYHTAYVTTALGPGEGPAGTREEEGSGAGALFSVDLGVGGVPEHRSRIEY from the coding sequence ATGGTCGGAGCGTCGCCGGAGCCGTCGGTCGTCGCCGACACGCGGTGCCACACGGGCGAAGGGCCGCTCTGGCACCCCGACGAGGAGGTCGTCTACTTCCTCGACATCCCCCGAGCCGACCTCTACCGCTACGACCCCGCCGTGGGGTCCCACGAGCGCGCCCTCGACGCCGAAGGCTCCATCGGCGGGTTCACCATCCAGGAGTCGGGCGACCTGCTGCTGTTCTGCGACGAGGGCCGGATCCAGCCGTGGAGTCCCGAGACGGGGCTGGGCGACCCGCTCGTGGCGTCCATCGACGGCGAGGAGGAGTCGCGGTTCAACGACGTGATCGCCGACCCGGAGGGCCGGGTCTTCTGCGGGACGATGCCGACGCCGGACGGCGAGCCCGGGACCCTCTACCGGCTCGACACCGACGGCTCGCTGTCGGTCGCCGTCGAGGACGCCGAACTCTCGAACGGGCTCGGGTTCACGCCGGACCGGGAGCGGCTCTACTTCACCGAGACGGAGGCGAGCCGGATCTCCCGGTACCGCTACGACCGGGCGACGGGCGAGCTCTCCGACCGCGAGACGTTCCTCGACGCGAGCGACCTGGCGGGCCACCCCGACGGGATGACCGTCGACGCCCAGGGCTGCGTCTGGTCGGCGTTCTGGGACGGCGGCCGGATCGCCCGCTACGACCCCGACGGGACGGAACTGGCCCGGGTCGAGTTCCCGGCGAAGAAGGTCTCGGCGGTCACCTTCGGCGGCCCCGACTACCACACCGCCTACGTGACGACCGCGCTCGGCCCCGGCGAGGGGCCGGCGGGCACCCGCGAGGAGGAGGGCTCCGGCGCCGGGGCGCTCTTTTCCGTCGACCTCGGCGTCGGCGGCGTCCCCGAGCACCGATCGCGGATCGAGTACTGA
- a CDS encoding flavodoxin domain-containing protein, translating into MGSFLVCYGSSEGQTAKIADRVAARLRDRGHEATAVDAGALETDYSLDDFDAVVVGSSIHVGKHQASVRSFVDANAAELTALPTAFFQVSLSSASDDPERRAEAARYVEEFLEDTGYEPDRIARFGGALRYSKYGFLKRLLMKRIASDATGDTDTSRDYEYTDWAEVEGFTDDFAAFVEGRLATAPDVSG; encoded by the coding sequence ATGGGCTCGTTCCTGGTCTGCTACGGGTCGAGCGAGGGACAGACCGCGAAGATCGCCGACCGGGTCGCCGCGCGGCTGCGCGACCGCGGCCACGAGGCGACGGCCGTCGACGCGGGCGCGCTGGAGACCGACTACTCGCTGGACGACTTCGACGCGGTCGTGGTCGGGTCGTCCATCCACGTCGGGAAACACCAGGCCTCCGTCCGGTCGTTCGTCGACGCGAACGCCGCGGAGCTGACGGCGCTCCCGACCGCGTTCTTCCAGGTGTCGCTGTCGTCGGCCTCGGACGACCCGGAGCGACGCGCCGAGGCGGCCCGCTACGTCGAGGAGTTCCTCGAAGACACGGGCTACGAGCCCGACCGGATCGCGCGGTTCGGCGGCGCGCTCCGCTACTCGAAGTACGGCTTCCTCAAGCGCCTGCTGATGAAACGGATCGCCAGCGACGCGACGGGCGACACCGACACCTCCCGCGACTACGAGTACACCGACTGGGCGGAGGTCGAGGGGTTCACCGACGACTTCGCCGCGTTCGTCGAGGGACGGCTCGCGACGGCGCCGGACGTGTCGGGCTGA
- a CDS encoding TIGR03557 family F420-dependent LLM class oxidoreductase — protein sequence MVEFGYFASLEEFSPADCLEQVERAERAGFDSAWVNDHFHPWFDRLGDGSPAHGGNPWEWLPAALERTDDIRMGTGVTAVLNRYHPGNVAHRLATLTELYPDRVFLGLGTGEALNESPLGYDWPDYGERARRTAEAIRVIRRLFAEEFVDFDGEFWTLDGANCYTGPDEAPPIHVAGNGATAARMAGDLGDGFVTVYETPESAREELFPAVERGVARSDRNDDPDDVHRTVHLHVSYAETDAAALEPCLPWRLTLKPEVFEADLADPRELQQHAEDVSEAELRETFVITTDPQDIVDAAAAYVDAGFDEVVFQSSSPDQAAFCEVFEREVAPSFD from the coding sequence ATGGTCGAGTTCGGCTACTTCGCGTCGCTGGAAGAGTTCTCCCCCGCGGACTGCCTCGAACAGGTCGAACGCGCCGAGCGCGCGGGCTTCGACAGCGCCTGGGTCAACGACCACTTCCACCCCTGGTTCGACCGGCTGGGCGACGGCTCGCCCGCCCACGGCGGCAACCCCTGGGAGTGGCTCCCCGCGGCGCTCGAACGCACCGACGACATCCGGATGGGAACGGGCGTGACCGCCGTCCTGAACCGCTACCACCCCGGGAACGTCGCCCACCGGCTCGCGACCCTGACCGAGCTGTACCCCGACCGCGTGTTCCTCGGGCTGGGGACGGGCGAGGCGCTCAACGAGTCGCCGCTGGGCTACGACTGGCCCGACTACGGCGAGCGCGCCCGCCGCACGGCCGAGGCCATCCGAGTGATTCGGCGGCTGTTCGCCGAGGAGTTCGTCGACTTCGACGGCGAGTTCTGGACGCTCGACGGCGCGAACTGCTACACCGGCCCCGACGAGGCGCCGCCGATCCACGTCGCGGGCAACGGCGCGACCGCCGCGCGGATGGCCGGCGACCTGGGCGACGGCTTCGTCACCGTCTACGAGACGCCGGAATCGGCTCGCGAGGAACTGTTCCCGGCCGTCGAGCGCGGCGTCGCCAGGTCCGACCGCAACGACGACCCCGACGACGTTCACAGGACCGTCCACCTGCACGTCTCCTACGCCGAGACGGACGCCGCCGCCCTCGAACCCTGCCTCCCCTGGCGGCTCACGCTGAAACCCGAGGTGTTCGAGGCGGACCTGGCCGACCCGCGCGAACTCCAGCAACACGCCGAGGACGTGAGCGAGGCCGAACTCCGGGAGACGTTCGTGATCACGACCGACCCCCAGGACATCGTCGACGCCGCCGCGGCCTACGTCGACGCCGGCTTCGACGAGGTGGTCTTCCAGAGCTCCAGCCCCGACCAGGCCGCCTTCTGCGAGGTCTTCGAGCGCGAGGTCGCCCCGTCGTTCGACTGA
- a CDS encoding FKBP-type peptidyl-prolyl cis-trans isomerase — MSNESEADEAEQDAADETAADAESEQQTESEAEEEAEGLQRGDFIELDYTARTVEGGDLVDTTDPEVAEEEGVGEDQEFGPRTIVLGEGHVFDAVEEDILGSEVGDTGSVTVPAEEAFGEFDEDEVRTISADRIPEDDRYPGAHVDIDGEHGHINTIIGGRARVDFNHPLAGEDIEYDWEVLSEVEDREERAGALLDVFLDMDLEVWFETDTVEEEQLVESDDDDEDEAESEPEYEVVETEKETLYIEATPQLTMNQQWMMGKQQIAQQLTDLLDIDRIIVQEELGGGMGMMGGMGGMMGGMGGGGGDLEEALEDEDIDAEEIVDELEGAEE, encoded by the coding sequence ATGAGCAACGAGTCCGAGGCCGACGAGGCCGAGCAGGACGCAGCCGACGAGACAGCCGCGGACGCCGAGAGCGAGCAACAGACCGAGTCCGAGGCCGAGGAGGAAGCCGAGGGACTCCAGCGCGGCGACTTCATCGAACTGGACTACACCGCCCGCACCGTCGAGGGCGGCGACCTGGTCGACACGACCGACCCCGAGGTCGCGGAGGAGGAGGGCGTCGGCGAGGACCAGGAGTTCGGTCCCCGCACCATCGTCCTCGGCGAGGGGCACGTCTTCGACGCCGTCGAGGAGGACATCCTCGGGAGCGAGGTCGGCGACACCGGATCCGTGACCGTCCCCGCCGAGGAGGCGTTCGGCGAGTTCGACGAGGACGAGGTCCGCACCATCAGCGCCGACCGCATCCCCGAGGACGACCGCTACCCCGGCGCCCACGTCGACATCGACGGCGAGCACGGCCACATCAACACGATCATCGGCGGCCGCGCCCGCGTCGACTTCAACCACCCGCTCGCCGGCGAGGACATCGAGTACGACTGGGAGGTCCTCTCCGAAGTCGAGGACCGCGAGGAGCGCGCGGGCGCGCTGCTCGACGTGTTCCTCGACATGGATCTGGAGGTCTGGTTCGAGACGGACACCGTCGAGGAGGAACAGCTCGTCGAGTCCGACGACGACGACGAGGACGAGGCGGAGAGCGAGCCCGAGTACGAGGTCGTCGAGACCGAGAAGGAGACGCTGTACATCGAGGCGACGCCGCAGCTGACGATGAACCAGCAGTGGATGATGGGCAAACAGCAGATCGCCCAGCAGCTCACGGACCTGCTCGACATCGACCGCATCATCGTCCAGGAGGAGCTGGGCGGCGGCATGGGCATGATGGGCGGCATGGGCGGCATGATGGGCGGTATGGGCGGCGGCGGTGGCGACCTCGAAGAGGCCCTGGAGGACGAGGACATCGACGCCGAGGAGATCGTCGACGAGCTCGAAGGCGCCGAGGAGTAA